ATGGCGGGCCGGACTGGCCGCCGGTTTGTTTGCCGTCCATCCCCTGGGCGTGGATTCGGTGGCCTGGGTGACGGAACGGTCCAATCTGCTCTGTGCCCTGCTGACGGTGGCCGCCATGGGCGCTTACGCGCAATACCGGACGAGCCGGCGGAAACGCTGGTACGGCTTCAGCCTGGGGCTGTTTTTCCTGGCCCTGCTGGCCAAGCCCACGGCGGTCATGGCGCCGGTGGTAATGTGGCTGATCGGTCGTCTTGATTTTGATTCCGGTCCGGTGGCCGGCGCCCCCCGACTACCGGTCGTCAGGGACCTGCTGCCGTTTGCCGTCCTGGCGGCGCTCCGGATCATGGCGGTTCTGGCGGCGGAACGCGGGGCCAGCCCGGCGGTATCGGACGGGGTCATGACGACCGGGATGCTGGCCGCCAACGCCCTGACAGCCATGACCGCTTATCTGATCAAAGCGGTTTTTCCTTTCCGGCTGTCCGTATACTATCCCTTTCCCCAGACCCTGCCCCTGTGGCAGCCGCTGGTTTCCGGTCTGGTGATGACGCTGGTCACGGCCATGATCCTGAAGGCCGGCCGCCGGCGGCCCATGGTTTTACTGGGGTGGGTATGGTTTCTGGCTTTCCTGGCGCCGTCATTCGGCGCGGTGAGGTCCGGTCCCTGGCCGGCCATGGCCGATCATTACGTCTACATTCCCCTGATGGGGCTGTTTACCGCCCTGGTCTGGCTGGCGCCCGCGCCCGGCGGTTCACGCCGGCGAAGGACGGCGGCCGGGGCCATTGCTTGTTCTCTGGTGGCGTATTTCGCGGCCGTCTCGTATGTCCACGCCGGGCATTACCGGAACAGCGTCACCCTCTTTACCCGGGCCCTGGAACTGGACTCAAAGAATTTTCTGGCCCGGATCGGCCTGGGTAACGCCTTTCGCCGGCAGGGGGCGATGGCCGCGGCCGAGGAGCATTTCCGGGCGGCTGTCGCCATCCGGCCAGAATCTCCCGGGGCGCATAACAACCTGGGGCTGGTGCTGGCGGAACGGGGAGGCTGGAAGGAAGCGGAACAGCACTTTCTCATGGCCCTGGCCCTGGATCCGGGGTTTGCCATGGCGCGTGACAATTTAATCAACTTAGAGCGGAAGCGGGCGGCGGCGCCGGACGCAGGGGGTGATTCCCCGGGCCGGGCGGCCAGTGAACCGCCAAGAGAAGAATGAAGCGGCAAAAATGAGTCTGACTCCGAAACTCCGGCGAAGTCTCGCGGTTTGGCTGCTGCTGGCAGCCGTCATGGCCGCCGCCTCGTTCCATCGGGTGGGCCGGTATAAGGACCGGCCCCTGTATGATCCCCGTTCGGATGCCGGTTTTTTCTACACCGAGGAGGCCTTCCAGTACCGGTATGCCCGGATGACGGCCGGCGGCGAAGCCATCCCCTGTTTTGATAAAAAGGCCCAGTGGCCCGAAGGCGTCCGCCCTTTCCGGGACCTGACCCTTTTTCAGGAATATCTTCACGGAACGGCCTTCCGCCTTTTTTCGGTTTTTGTCAAAACAGTTCCCCTGCACGTATTCCTGATCTACTTTGTATCGTTTTTTTCCTCCCTGGCCGTTTTGGCGCTGTTTTCGAGTGCCCGCGCTTTGGGCGCGGACCGGGGCACGGCCCTGCTCTGTTCCGCCCTGTACGCGTTTACCGGGGCGGCCTTTGCCCGGTTGCAGTTTTACGAACTGGAAAATACGGCCTTCCCCCTCATGGCCCTTTCTTTTGCTGCCTTCCTGCGGGCCATACGCGGCCGCGGACAGGCCATGACCACCGCGGTTATTTCCGGCGGCCTGATGGCGCTGGCACTGATCACCTGGCATTTTACCCGGTTTTATCTGCTGATTTTCTGGGCGGCCATGGCCGCGGCCTTTTTGCTGCGCGGCGGCAACCGGAAGCACCTGGCCGCGGCCGCCATCCTGCTGGTTTCAGCCGCGCTGACGGGGTTGCTGTCGCCGGTCATGAGAAGCGGCGGTCT
Above is a genomic segment from Thermodesulfobacteriota bacterium containing:
- a CDS encoding tetratricopeptide repeat protein; the protein is MMRYLWTGLCLTALIAVVYLQTGRFEFLGFDDPQLVTENSHVRRGVTMESVKWAFFSSWRENVFYYPLSLVSHMADVSGFGLDSGRHHLTNVAVHAAAVLALFALLARLSGGIWRAGLAAGLFAVHPLGVDSVAWVTERSNLLCALLTVAAMGAYAQYRTSRRKRWYGFSLGLFFLALLAKPTAVMAPVVMWLIGRLDFDSGPVAGAPRLPVVRDLLPFAVLAALRIMAVLAAERGASPAVSDGVMTTGMLAANALTAMTAYLIKAVFPFRLSVYYPFPQTLPLWQPLVSGLVMTLVTAMILKAGRRRPMVLLGWVWFLAFLAPSFGAVRSGPWPAMADHYVYIPLMGLFTALVWLAPAPGGSRRRRTAAGAIACSLVAYFAAVSYVHAGHYRNSVTLFTRALELDSKNFLARIGLGNAFRRQGAMAAAEEHFRAAVAIRPESPGAHNNLGLVLAERGGWKEAEQHFLMALALDPGFAMARDNLINLERKRAAAPDAGGDSPGRAASEPPREE